One Carassius gibelio isolate Cgi1373 ecotype wild population from Czech Republic chromosome B18, carGib1.2-hapl.c, whole genome shotgun sequence DNA segment encodes these proteins:
- the LOC127977090 gene encoding zinc finger CCCH domain-containing protein 18-like, translating into MDTPESPTQSPQSPEEEEKGLSDNELLELPESPSEVDRGVSDSELLNDDENEVQEGGGDSDFEDGDKVAARREDPEEVSDLEDYKMDREERENVHQHDLGLTVRGSRRDASQSPEEEILETPRSPDPDSPGPEDERLFTPAEEERDEEDEATTKSGLSRAELEEEDDEEEERRRRRRAAMVVSDLKDESSVSRDLDEHELDYDEEVPEEPSAAAPEEEEGEKGPAGEDGEDEEEDDEEEEKRRKRKERKPILPPDNKDTPLRKSEDSRERGRRDSFRDKKKEEDDGEIDEGEIDDDDLEEGEVKDPMDRKIRPRPICRFFMKGNCTWGMICRFIHPGVNDKGNYSLISKPDPFSPNGAPPGGGAGGPHPLMPANPWGAPAVEELPPPPPPLDPPVESAWERGLRHAKEG; encoded by the exons ATGGATACGCCTGAGAGCCCCACCCAGTCCCCACAATCTCCTGAGGAGGAGGAAAAGGGTCTCTCCGACAACGAGCTGCTAGAGTTGCCCGAGTCCCCATCAGAAGTTGACAGGGGAGTCTCAGACAGTGAGCTTTTGAATGATGATGAGAATGAAGTACAGGAAGGTGGAGGAGACTCAGACTTTGAGGATGGAGACAAAGTAGCAGCTAGACGAGAAGATCCTGAGGAGGTATCAGACCTGGAAGACTACAAGATGGACAGGGAGGAGAGAGAAAACGTCCACCAACATGACCTCGGTTTGACGGTCCGAGGAAGCAGGCGGGATGCTAGCCAGTCTCCTGAGGAGGAAATCCTTGAAACGCCGAGATCACCTGATCCTGACTCGCCAGGGCCAGAAGACGAGCGACTTTTCACCCCAGCAGAAGAGGAGCGAGATGAGGAAGATGAGGCAACCACCAAGTCTGGCCTTAGCCGTGCTGAGcttgaggaagaggatgatgaggaagaagagaggaggaggcgGAGGAGGGCAGCAATGGTAGTGAGTGATTTGAAGGACGAATCTTCTGTGTCCAGAGATCTGGATGAACATGAGCTGGATTATGACGAGGAGGTTCCTGAAGAGCCGAGTGCTGCTGCTcctgaggaggaggagggagagaaGGGTCCCGCCGGGGAAGATGgagaagatgaggaagaggatgatgaagaggaggagaaaaGACGGAAGAGAAAGGAAAGAAAACCAATTCTGCCCCCAGATAACAAAGACACACCGCTTAGAAAATCTGAGGACTCGAGGGAGAGAGGCAGGAGAGATTCGTTCCGtgataaaaagaaagaggaagatgatggagAGATTGATGAGGGAGAGATAGAT GATGATGATCTCGAGGAGGGCGAGGTCAAGGACCCGATGGACAGGAAGATCAGACCCCGGCCCATCTGCAGGTTTTTTATGAAAG GTAACTGCACCTGGGGCATGATCTGTAGATTCATCCATCCAGGAGTCAATGATAAAGGCAACTACTCCCTCATCTCCAAGCCAGATCCCTTCTCTCCTAACGGAGCACCTCCTGGAGGAGGGGCAGGTGGACCTCACCCCCTCATGCCCGCTAACCCCTGG GGAGCCCCTGCCGTAGAAGAGTTGCCTCCTCCGCCGCCTCCTCTAGATCCTCCGGTGGAGAGCGCCTGGGAAAGAGGCCTTAGACATGCCAAAGAG